Within the Zea mays cultivar B73 chromosome 10, Zm-B73-REFERENCE-NAM-5.0, whole genome shotgun sequence genome, the region GAAGCCATCCCAAGTTTTCAGTTTCATGAAGGAGCATTATGGAGGGGAAGACAAAGTACCATTTACTAAGATGGATTGCTATAATGAAATTGGTCGCGAGCGCACACCGTACTTAGAAGCCAATGATGCACAAACATTATCTGAATATCTGAGAAATAAACAAGTCGAGGACCCAACATTTTTTTATGCAGTTCAAGTGGACAAGGAAACTGGTCATATAGCAAATTTCTTTTGGGCAGATGGTCAGTCTATCATGGATTACAAATGCTTTGGTGATGCTGTGTCCTTTGACACCACATTTCAAACAAATAAGTTTGAAATGCCTTTTGCTCCAATTCTTGGCACCAATCATCACAAGCAAACAATAATTTTTGGGTGTGCACTTATGTTCAATGAGACTATTCCATCATTTGTTTGGCTATTTCAGACCTTTCTAACAGCAATGTCCGGGAAGCACCCAAGCACAATTTTCACAGATCAAGACGCAGCAATGGCAGCAGCAATTGCTCATGTATTCCCAAACACAGCTCACCGCCTATGTTTGTGGCATATTGGCCAAAATGCTGTCAAACATCTTGGTCCTATAATTAAAGCGACAGAGGACGAGGTAGAGGACAAGTCAGGTAACAAGTTTTGGGCAGATTTCAAAAGTTGTATCTACGAAGACCGAGAAGAGATTTACTTCACACAGAAATGGCATGAATTGTTGGCTAAATACAACCTTGAGGATAACAAATGGATGTCAAACCTATATGATTTGAGGGCAAAGTGGGCTGCGGTACACCGTGACTCATTTACAGCAGACATTCACTCGACCCAAAGGAGCGAAGGTATGAACAATGTCTTCAAGAAAAGATTTCGTAGGAAACTCGGTCTTTCAGAACTCCTTGTAGAATGTGAAAAAGTTGTAGTTGATCTAAGATCAAATGAGACGGATCCTTTCAGAAATCCACTTTTATTATGCAAACATGCTCTTAGAGTCTACAATATGAATGGAGTATATAATTTGCCATCCCAATATATACTGCCTAGATGGACAAAGTATGCTAAAAGTGGATTTTATATTGAAAAAAAACAAGGAACCGAGGAGGGAGATTTGAAAACACAGGCAGCACTTATATCTCGACAGGCCACAACTCTTGCATTGAAGTGTTCGTCATCAAAAGAACTTCTTGATAAGTTGCAGAAAGCCATGTATGACTTGAACTTGGAAGCAGATACTTATCTAAGTGAGATGCATGAAAAATCCAATGAGATTCCCCCTACTCCAAATGAATGTGTCCGACAACCACTAAATGGTGTAATATCATTCAAAATCCCTCCAGTCATAAAAGGTCCAAAGCAAACACGTTTTAAAAATGTTCTTGAAAAGAAcccagggaagaagaagaagggtgCCCGGAAGAAAGGTAGGGACCTGTTCAATATCTTTTGCTCATGTGTATTTTTTTTCTAATATTGTATTATCATATATATTGCATTTGTAGGTGACGGTTTGGAACATGTTGATATCGAAACAAGAGACGAACATGCTGATGCAAACCTAATTGTAAGACATTAGCTATTTTCACGATTTATTCCATTACAACCATGAATTTTGAACACTTTCTTGTACTATATACAGGATTTTAATGTTGGTGCATCTTCAACCATGAATGCTCCTTTCGTCCAAGGTGGATATGCTAATGTCACAATGCCCCAGTTCAATTTATTTGCAAATCCTTCTGCAATGGCTCCTCCATACATACCAGGAGGGTACACAAGTCTCTTAATGGGAGTTGATCAAGATGATACAACGCAAGCTGCTGTTAGGAAGTTACATTTTGATGAATCTATGTAGacatgttctcatgaaatgaaCCATAATGTTTTGTAAACATGAATTTATTTTGCTGTCATGAAAGTAATCATTTTGGATATTTGGTTTCCCAACATTAATTTATCTTGGCTGTGATTTCGTCAGCACTGGACAGCCTGGACGCCAGACTTAGGAAAATTCTAAGTCTAGGCTGCCTGACCACAGTGATGCTCAGGGAAGTTTGCAATTATTTTGTGAGCAATTTTCTTTGTAGGGCAGCAGGTTTTGTTGATGATAAATAAGGTCTGGAAGTCAAGGTTTAACATGGTTCAATTGGTTGGAATAGTAAAAGATGGTTACTAATTCTAATCGAAGCCCAAAGTTGGAACTTTGTCACTGTTTCGGAGTGTTCTGACGAAACTGAATCGCTCGGGAAACTGCAAAAGCCGAGCTGCTGAGCCAGAAACGGAGCAGCGACGGCTGCTGAGCCAGAAACGGAGCCGCGCGCTGCAGCGGAACGGTTGGGAGCCGAGGTCAAGCCGAGCGGAAGCGCGTCGATGCGCCAGAAACTCAAGCGTGGGAGGCCGGTGGTCCGATCGCGAACGGACGTCGATGTGCGGGGGTGCGCACGCCGTCCCTGGTGCGCGAGGCGCGCACGCAATTTTCTTCCACCTGGGCTGGGGCGGCTGGGCGGCACGCCGCTGAAACGGTCTCCAACCCCACTGGGCAACTGCAACTGCCTGCGCCAGCGCCCCCCTCGATTGAAATCTCGCCGCCAGTTCGGTCGCAGTCGCACCGCAGCCGTCTTCTCCTTCCCTTCCCTCCTCGCTAAAAAGCCAACGCAACCgcttctcctcctcctcctccgcctcctccCTCCTCAACTCACCCCAGCACGCCTCAGCCCGCATTCCGCCACCCACGCGACTGATCGACCGACGACTTCCCCATTCCCGCCCCGCAACCCGCAGGGCTCTGGGTTCGGAGGAACCGAGGGCGGGGGACCTCCGACCGGGCCGGGCGACATGTTGGGCGACCTCCTCTCCAGGATCCTCCTGTAAGCTCCCCCCCCTGCCGGCGGTGTTTTGGTTCTCGCCATACGTACGTACTTTGGCGACGCGTGCGGCGTGCTGATTCCGGAACCGACGCGCGTCGGTCGCCTGCGTGCAGGCTCCTGTTCGGCTACGCCATGCCGGCGTTCGAGTGCTTCAAGACGGTCGAGGCGCGCCCCAACGACGCCCGCATGCTGCGCTTCTGGTGCCAGTACTGGTGAGCCCCGTGTCCCCTCCCTCGCATCGCTCACTATCCTTGACGGGGATCCAAATTCACATTCGGATAGGCCTCGTTTGGTAGGGATCCAAATTCTTGCGGAAATGTTCCGGATAGCGAATCGGAGTCACTAGATCATTTGCCTAACGGAATTTGAACCACTGTGAATTCACATTCGGAACCGTTTCGGCCTTCCAAACGGCTCCTTCGTGGCTAAACGGATTCGGGTGTTGTCGGTTGGGAAGCAGCTGCGCCCACCTGGAGATTAGCCAGGACCAGGAGCGTTAGCCTGTTCGGTGGGGTCAGGGCGTCGCCGGTGTACAAAAGGCGAAGCTGTAACCGGTGAAAGGGTATGAAATAGACGAATAGATGATAGCTGAATCTCTGAATCTTGCGTTGCTTCTTCTGAACTTTCCGTTCTGTTCTCGCTGACTCGTCTTCCTCCAACTCCAACTCCACGGTTCAGTCAATTCATGACTCTGAGGGCGAGTAATCGCCGCCAGGATTCTGTTTGAACCATCCCGCGTGCCTACCCGATTTGCTCTTGTTGCTCCCGTATCGTCTGCTCACCAGCCTGCGCGGCCGGTGTGTTACCATTACCAACTGTGTGATGCGTGCGGCGTGCCGTGCTTTTTTTCCCCCTTTATTTACTATTTTTTCGGACGTAGCGTGAGATTCAGGGCTTGCTTAATACTGTACTACTTGATGCAGACTTTAGCTCACCCACCTTAACCTTTTCCATCCCTAACATAACATAACATAACATGACCTGGAACTGTTTTTTTtcgaaaaaagaaaaggtttCTCTACAGGCAAAAAGATCATGCGAAATGATTGTGCCCGCTTTATTTCTGCCTCCCTTTAGTTCTTCAGTTGCAAGCTTGGTCGTGGTGCGTTAATAGTTGGATGTTAGGTGGACGACTGGATCATGACACCTCAATCCTGCATTCCACCAATAAGCAGTGTTAATCAGAGGGTCCTTACCCATTCCTCAGCCTTTTGCCCTTATTGTCAATGATGAGTGCCGGCTCTAATTTATTTTAGGATTGGTAAAATCGGGCAAGCTCTGTTCTAGTTTCAGGTTCGTACCTTCTGCCACCTGAAAATTGCCACGAAAACTGCAAGTTGTGAGAATCTGCTTTTGTGCGGTTTTGTCGGTTATAACCAACACTATGGATTGGATCAGGGTTTGCGTGCAATCAATGACTGAGGCAAGCACAGGAAAATATCTAAACGTTATTGCCACTAGTTATAACTTACCATGGTTTTACACCCTATCTGATTTGGTAGTTACTAATTATTATGGTGGTGGTCTTGCCTATTGACTATTTCAAGTTTTGACAAAATTTCTTACTGCCAGAATTGGCTTGCCTCTTGTGGTTTAGGGTTCCTTCTGTCTCACATGCCTCGTAAGGGATTCCAGCCAATCTTCTAGAATTGCACATAATTTTATTTGCAAGGTTATAAATTTGCCCAGCTTCTTGTATTAtgcagatgcatgcttaatttatGTTATGTAAATGACCTCTATCTTGCCCTTTTAATTTCCTACTATGAAAACTCGGATTCCATTTACTGTTTAAATCAAATAGAATTGGTAGCCATTACTTGGTGTATGTTTGTACACATCACAAGACATGGCAATAAGAAGTAATTTGAATGCCACTTACCCTAGGAATGCAGATAGTTACATTTCCTATACACCCTCATTTAAATTTGAGGATTCAATCAGCATATTTGCCTTTTCATAGTTTTGACTCATAGCAATGCATCACATAAAAATTGAATCACTTCTTTCCTTTTCTCTATCTTGTTTGTTAAAGCCTCAAAGGAAAAAAAACTATGGAAATTATTGCATGCCATTGTAACCTACTCAAATTCATTCAGCAAATTAATTATTGTTCAATTGTGCATTTTATATCCAGCATCTCAAATATTGTACTTTTGGTACATGGGATGTGTGATTCAGAAAAGAACCATTGAATTAGCTACATATATGCGTTACAAGACTAGAACCTGTGTTATTTTATTGTCAAGGTACACACCTTACTTGACTATTGAATGGCCAACATATTTTCCGACGAAATAGACTACATGCTCATAAAATACTTTACCTTATTAATAATGCCAATTTGATTGTTCGTTTAGTTACTTCTCACTATCTCTTACGTATGAAGGTTGTCTTTTTTTGCAAGATGAATGTGTCCTGACATGTTATTTTATCTCTGTAATCAGACATGAGCATGACTACGCTTGGTCATGACCAACTAAAATATGGAAGGTTTTTAGACTACCATATTTTTTTAATCTAGTCCGTTGACCAATCAGAATGAGAGACCAATTCAAAGTCACCCTAAGAAATGACGCAGATGTTGGTTTACCTAATCCACCGTTGACTATACCATGAAGCCATCATATGAAGCTTCATATGGACTGCAGAGTTGGTTTCCCTACACACGAAGTTTTTTCCTCTTTAAGATATGGCATTTCACGAAAGGGtctctagcgtaatggttaaggcttccgagtagcacctccaagtccCGGGTTCAATCCTCGGGAGCGAATttcgggcttggttaaaaaaattctCTTGTTGTGCCCCATCAACTCCCTGGGTTACGTCCTGGTTGCCACCCTCCGGTTGGGCcattgcagagtgggaggtgacgGCCCGCTAGTGATGAGGGGGCAGTGTTTGGGCATTTTCTCGACCGAGACCatatttcggtctcttcttaatataatatacggaccccccccccccccccccccgcgcgcggccGAGTGTTTTTTTAAAGATATGGCATTTCTGGCTTATACTAGCAGATTACAAGCCCCATAGCTGCATAGCAACCAGATATGCCTTACTGACTTTTTCCCCATCCCTCAGAAGTTTCTTTTGATGAATGGTGGAGCAAGCTTACAAGAAGCTTCCATAACATAGATATAACATTGAAACAAAACCTCAACCACGTAAACAGGTGGGCATGCTAGCTACCATCGTGCCAAGATGATTGCTCATCATGAAAGTTCATGTGTGTGCTGGTATTTGTGACTGTAGCCACAGGTGGGAGCTGAGCTGCTTTGTGCACATGTTTGTTGTGCATGCAATGATTGTGCTTGGCCCTATAAGTATTTCCCATTTCTATATTTGTCATTGATGATTTTGGTACAATGCCAGTCAGTAGGTATCAGCAGCATTATCTACTTTGAGTTGGAAAAGGATTATGTTGTCCCTATTAGTTGGAATGACTTGGATTTCTGATACAGTGAAAGGTTGATTGGGCTAAAAAAAATGTTTATCATCTAGTTGCAAATGTGTGCAGTTGCTTTTTGATGTTTGGAACTCTTTTGAAACAACTAAGGGAAATAGTTTATTACAAAGCTGGTTATTTCTGTCAAATGTATACCTGTTGGGGTGGTTAAACCATCATCCACATGCTTTAACATAGCATTTGGATTTTGGAATAAACCACCATCCGCATGCTTTAACGTTGCATTTGGAATAGGATGTTAAATTCCAGTTAAATGTGAAAAAACATGACCATGTACTTGCAGAGGGGACTTTGTTCATGGCAGTCTTTTGTGGAACGAGGTATTCATATTTAGTATTCATAGTCAATGGTCATGATGTGTGTTCTTAATGGTCAAAAAGATTAA harbors:
- the LOC103640777 gene encoding protein FAR1-RELATED SEQUENCE 5-like, which encodes MAAVLSPSPSILRLNAPSWDREEEEQQIPHVGSVEIEVPAENVVDKYALLAPKVGMTFDGEEKAYKMYNTYAGCVGFSVRKYRTTRRKLDDSLCQKYFVCSGEGQRKNEASQKDITRTGCDAHVQFSISKENVWTVQKVILDHNHYLASPNKTHKLRSQREIIEADRKLIGQARRSGMKPSQVFSFMKEHYGGEDKVPFTKMDCYNEIGRERTPYLEANDAQTLSEYLRNKQVEDPTFFYAVQVDKETGHIANFFWADGQSIMDYKCFGDAVSFDTTFQTNKFEMPFAPILGTNHHKQTIIFGCALMFNETIPSFVWLFQTFLTAMSGKHPSTIFTDQDAAMAAAIAHVFPNTAHRLCLWHIGQNAVKHLGPIIKATEDEVEDKSGNKFWADFKSCIYEDREEIYFTQKWHELLAKYNLEDNKWMSNLYDLRAKWAAVHRDSFTADIHSTQRSEGMNNVFKKRFRRKLGLSELLVECEKVVVDLRSNETDPFRNPLLLCKHALRVYNMNGVYNLPSQYILPRWTKYAKSGFYIEKKQGTEEGDLKTQAALISRQATTLALKCSSSKELLDKLQKAMYDLNLEADTYLSEMHEKSNEIPPTPNECVRQPLNGVISFKIPPVIKGPKQTRFKNVLEKNPGKKKKGARKKGDGLEHVDIETRDEHADANLIDFNVGASSTMNAPFVQGGYANVTMPQFNLFANPSAMAPPYIPGGYTSLLMGVDQDDTTQAAVRKLHFDESM